In Haemorhous mexicanus isolate bHaeMex1 chromosome 6, bHaeMex1.pri, whole genome shotgun sequence, a single window of DNA contains:
- the EXD2 gene encoding exonuclease 3'-5' domain-containing protein 2 isoform X1, translating into MAKQTALTITLATLLGVALGGLVLWKATQHRKGKTRCSSQQEEAAGKSGDEELIKAEDKKELSFFRSPTFLWIESTLGADIVIVSEQEEWDHAEPLLKKELEKWPVLGIDCEWVSVQGKANPVSLLQMASSSGLCILVRLPRLVASGQTLPKTLVDIMADSAVLKVGVGCWEDACKLLNDYGLPVKGSMDLRYLAVRQRKDLLHNCLSLKSLAEKVLNFPLDKSPHVRCSNWEAEELTQDQVLYAARDAQVSVALFFHLLGFTSLPATSEGENSVTAWEKARVKCQGLVDIPFRGRKSGSTGEEKSGEGRSPQKTKNRKSWVNGQPSGNQQMRDPRRQKRKPLGVGYSARKSPLYDNCFLHAPDGQPLCTCDRKKAQWYLDKGIGELVSTEPFVVKLRFEPSGRPESQVDYYLTVKENLCVVCGKRESYIRKNVVPHEYRRHFPIQMKDHNSHDVLLLCTSCHAISNYYDNHLKQQLAQEFGAPIGSEEGVRLLEDPLRRQVRSGARALLNADSLPDPRRAELLQGIKDFYNTDTVTPEMLQAAADLETRICNESYVPHGLKVVQCCAKGGLRSLMQLERRWRQHFLDSMKPKHLPEQWSVDHNHVKLIQKYGEDLQIKLS; encoded by the exons ATGGCCAAGCAAACAGCCCTGACGATTACTTTGGCGACTCTGCTGGGTGTTGCACTGGGGGGCCTGGTTTTGTGGAAAGCAACCCAGCATCGGAAAGGAAAAACACGCTGTAGTAGTCAGcaagaggaagcagcaggaaagtCAGGAGATGAGGAACTCATTAAGGCAGAGGATAAGAAGGAGCTTTCCTTCTTCAGATCTCCCACCTTTCTCTGGATAGAGAGCACCCTTGGTGCAGACATAGTGATAGTTTCAGAACAGGAGGAGTGGGATCATGCTGAACCATTGCTGAAGAAAGAACTGGAGAAGTGGCCGGTTCTTGGAATTGATTGTGAGTGG gTGTCTGTTCAGGGAAAAGCAAATCCTGTATCCCTGTTGCAGATGGCTTCTTCCAGTGGCCTCTGCATTCTTGTTCGGTTGCCCAGGCTTGTTGCCAGTGGCCAGACTCTTCCAAAGACCCTGGTGGACATCATGGCAGACAGTGCTGTGTTGAAAGTTGGGGTAGGATGCTGGGAAGATGCTTGCAAATTGCTTAATGATTATGGCCTTCCAGTCAAAGGGAGCATGGATCTCCGGTATTTAGCCGTGAGACAGCG GAAGGATCTACTTCACAACTGCCTTAGCCTTAAGTCTTTAGCTGAAAAAGTCCTGAACTTCCCGCTTGACAAATCTCCTCATGTGCGTTGCAGCAACTGGGAAGCAGAAGAACTGACACAAGATCAG GTTCTCTATGCTGCTAGGGATGCCCAGGTCTCAGTGGCTCTGTTCTTCCATTTGCTGGGATTTACCAGCCTCCCTGCTACATCTGAAGGTGAAAACTCTGTCACTGCTTGGGAGAAAGCACGGGTTAAATGCCAGGGCTTGGTGGATATCCCATTTAGAGGAAGAAAGAGTGGCAGcacaggagaggagaagagTGGAGAGGGACGTTCCcctcagaaaacaaagaatCGGAAATCTTGGGTGAACGGCCAGCCCTCTGGCAATCAGCAAATGAGAGATCCACGGAGGCAGAAGCGAAAGCCTCTGGGTGTGGGATATTCTGCAAG AAAATCTCCACTGTATGACAACTGCTTCCTGCATGCACCAGATGGACAGCCCCTGTGCACGTGTGATCGCAAGAAGGCTCAGTGGTATTTGGACAAGGGGATTGGAG AGCTAGTTAGCACAGAACCTTTTGTTGTGAAACTGCGTTTTGAGCCTTCAGGACGTCCCGAGTCCCAAGTTGATTATTATCTGACAGTCAAAGAAAACCTCTGTGTTGTATGTGGCAAGCGAGAATCCTATATCCG GAAGAATGTTGTTCCTCATGAATACCGAAGACATTTCCCCATCCAGATGAAGGACCACAACTCACATGATGTGCTCCTACTCTGCACATCCTGCCATGCCATCTCCAATTACTATGACAACCACCTCAAGCAGCAGCTGGCCCAGGAGTTTGGGGCTCCCATCGGCTCCGAGGAAGGTGTGCGTCTCCTGGAGGACCCTCTGCGCAGGCAAGTGCGCTCGGGGGCGCGCGCCCTGCTGAATGCAGACAGCCTGCCTGACCCccgcagggcagagctgctgcaaggCATCAAGGACTTCTATAACACAGACACAGTCACTccagagatgctccaggcagcagctgatttGGAAACCAG GATCTGCAATGAGAGCTACGTGCCACATGGACTGAAGGTGGTGCAGTGTTGTGCTAAAGGAGGCCTGCGCTCTCTCATGCAGCTGGAAAGACGCTGGCGGCAGCATTTCTTGGACAGCATGAAGCCCAAACACCTCCCAGAGCAATGGTCAGTGGACCATAACCATGTGAAGTTGATCCAAAAGTATGGGGAGGATCTTCAGATCAAGCTGTCATGA
- the EXD2 gene encoding exonuclease 3'-5' domain-containing protein 2 isoform X2 — protein sequence MAKQTALTITLATLLGVALGGLVLWKATQHRKGKTRCSSQQEEAAGKSGDEELIKAEDKKELSFFRSPTFLWIESTLGADIVIVSEQEEWDHAEPLLKKELEKWPVLGIDCEWVSVQGKANPVSLLQMASSSGLCILVRLPRLVASGQTLPKTLVDIMADSAVLKVGVGCWEDACKLLNDYGLPVKGSMDLRYLAVRQRKDLLHNCLSLKSLAEKVLNFPLDKSPHVRCSNWEAEELTQDQVLYAARDAQVSVALFFHLLGFTSLPATSEGENSVTAWEKARVKCQGLVDIPFRGRKSGSTGEEKSGEGRSPQKTKNRKSWVNGQPSGNQQMRDPRRQKRKPLGVGYSARKSPLYDNCFLHAPDGQPLCTCDRKKAQWYLDKGIGELVSTEPFVVKLRFEPSGRPESQVDYYLTVKENLCVVCGKRESYIRKNVVPHEYRRHFPIQMKDHNSHDVLLLCTSCHAISNYYDNHLKQQLAQEFGAPIGSEEGVRLLEDPLRRICNESYVPHGLKVVQCCAKGGLRSLMQLERRWRQHFLDSMKPKHLPEQWSVDHNHVKLIQKYGEDLQIKLS from the exons ATGGCCAAGCAAACAGCCCTGACGATTACTTTGGCGACTCTGCTGGGTGTTGCACTGGGGGGCCTGGTTTTGTGGAAAGCAACCCAGCATCGGAAAGGAAAAACACGCTGTAGTAGTCAGcaagaggaagcagcaggaaagtCAGGAGATGAGGAACTCATTAAGGCAGAGGATAAGAAGGAGCTTTCCTTCTTCAGATCTCCCACCTTTCTCTGGATAGAGAGCACCCTTGGTGCAGACATAGTGATAGTTTCAGAACAGGAGGAGTGGGATCATGCTGAACCATTGCTGAAGAAAGAACTGGAGAAGTGGCCGGTTCTTGGAATTGATTGTGAGTGG gTGTCTGTTCAGGGAAAAGCAAATCCTGTATCCCTGTTGCAGATGGCTTCTTCCAGTGGCCTCTGCATTCTTGTTCGGTTGCCCAGGCTTGTTGCCAGTGGCCAGACTCTTCCAAAGACCCTGGTGGACATCATGGCAGACAGTGCTGTGTTGAAAGTTGGGGTAGGATGCTGGGAAGATGCTTGCAAATTGCTTAATGATTATGGCCTTCCAGTCAAAGGGAGCATGGATCTCCGGTATTTAGCCGTGAGACAGCG GAAGGATCTACTTCACAACTGCCTTAGCCTTAAGTCTTTAGCTGAAAAAGTCCTGAACTTCCCGCTTGACAAATCTCCTCATGTGCGTTGCAGCAACTGGGAAGCAGAAGAACTGACACAAGATCAG GTTCTCTATGCTGCTAGGGATGCCCAGGTCTCAGTGGCTCTGTTCTTCCATTTGCTGGGATTTACCAGCCTCCCTGCTACATCTGAAGGTGAAAACTCTGTCACTGCTTGGGAGAAAGCACGGGTTAAATGCCAGGGCTTGGTGGATATCCCATTTAGAGGAAGAAAGAGTGGCAGcacaggagaggagaagagTGGAGAGGGACGTTCCcctcagaaaacaaagaatCGGAAATCTTGGGTGAACGGCCAGCCCTCTGGCAATCAGCAAATGAGAGATCCACGGAGGCAGAAGCGAAAGCCTCTGGGTGTGGGATATTCTGCAAG AAAATCTCCACTGTATGACAACTGCTTCCTGCATGCACCAGATGGACAGCCCCTGTGCACGTGTGATCGCAAGAAGGCTCAGTGGTATTTGGACAAGGGGATTGGAG AGCTAGTTAGCACAGAACCTTTTGTTGTGAAACTGCGTTTTGAGCCTTCAGGACGTCCCGAGTCCCAAGTTGATTATTATCTGACAGTCAAAGAAAACCTCTGTGTTGTATGTGGCAAGCGAGAATCCTATATCCG GAAGAATGTTGTTCCTCATGAATACCGAAGACATTTCCCCATCCAGATGAAGGACCACAACTCACATGATGTGCTCCTACTCTGCACATCCTGCCATGCCATCTCCAATTACTATGACAACCACCTCAAGCAGCAGCTGGCCCAGGAGTTTGGGGCTCCCATCGGCTCCGAGGAAGGTGTGCGTCTCCTGGAGGACCCTCTGCGCAG GATCTGCAATGAGAGCTACGTGCCACATGGACTGAAGGTGGTGCAGTGTTGTGCTAAAGGAGGCCTGCGCTCTCTCATGCAGCTGGAAAGACGCTGGCGGCAGCATTTCTTGGACAGCATGAAGCCCAAACACCTCCCAGAGCAATGGTCAGTGGACCATAACCATGTGAAGTTGATCCAAAAGTATGGGGAGGATCTTCAGATCAAGCTGTCATGA